A portion of the Candidatus Edwardsbacteria bacterium genome contains these proteins:
- a CDS encoding helix-turn-helix domain-containing protein: MNTFIRLLGDRVRKLRKAQGLSQEKLGEKAGFDYRYIGFIEQARVNPTIKTLEKVANALNVYLCDLCPSQEDLNKNKKGVPAQITEREKILSKIMRHLNKIDNNKLKNIERIIKITVENDN, from the coding sequence ATGAATACTTTCATAAGGCTGTTGGGAGACCGAGTTCGCAAACTGAGAAAGGCCCAAGGCCTTTCTCAGGAAAAATTGGGGGAGAAGGCCGGTTTTGATTACCGCTATATCGGTTTCATTGAGCAAGCCAGGGTCAATCCCACCATCAAGACCCTGGAGAAGGTTGCCAATGCCCTCAATGTATACCTTTGTGACCTCTGTCCCAGCCAGGAGGATCTCAACAAGAACAAGAAGGGCGTTCCTGCCCAGATCACCGAACGGGAAAAGATCCTGTCCAAGATCATGCGCCATTTGAACAAGATAGACAACAACAAGCTGAAGAACATAGAACGCATCATCAAGATCACCGTCGAGAACGATAATTAG